AAAAATGCTTGAAAATCAGGAAAAATTTTTATACGAAAGAGCGAAAAAGAATATGGACGCGAATATAAGAATGGCGAGGGATTACGGGGAATTTAAGGATTTAATGAGGACAAAAAAGGGTTTTATTAAGGCTTTTTGGTGCGAAGGGGAGCGATGCGAGGCGAAAATAAAAGAGGAAACTAAAGCAACCACGCGCCTTTTGCCTTTGGACGCAAAAGAAGAAGCTGGAAAGTGTATTTATTGCGGAGCGCCCTCCAAGCATATTTGGTATTTTGCGCAGGCATATTAGTTTGTCTAAAAAGGGACTACCCCGATTCGGGGTAGTCCCTTTTTCTGCCCCCCCCTTGCCAGACCTCATAGTATATGGTATAATAGATGTATGTTAAGTTAGAGAACAGGCGGTTTGAAAAAACTCTAACCCGTTTGCGCTTTTGCGGACTAAAAAGCGAAAATGAAGGGGGGGGCAATGAAAGGTTCCCTTGTTCCCGCCGTCCCAATGGGGTTCTTTGAACCCGCAGGGACGCGGGGGTGCCGGTCGGCGGAGATGGTGGCAGTAAGCCGCCTTCCGCTTGACCCGGAAGAGGTACAATTTGTTACGGATCTTATTACGGCCATCTTGGTGGAAACCAAGAATGGTCGGATATTCCGAGTCAACCGGCACTGGGCGATTGAAAACGGCTTGATTCAGTAAGTTG
This is a stretch of genomic DNA from Patescibacteria group bacterium. It encodes these proteins:
- a CDS encoding proline--tRNA ligase (catalyzes the formation of prolyl-tRNA(Pro) from proline and tRNA(Pro)); translated protein: KMLENQEKFLYERAKKNMDANIRMARDYGEFKDLMRTKKGFIKAFWCEGERCEAKIKEETKATTRLLPLDAKEEAGKCIYCGAPSKHIWYFAQAY